From the genome of Phoenix dactylifera cultivar Barhee BC4 chromosome 5, palm_55x_up_171113_PBpolish2nd_filt_p, whole genome shotgun sequence:
gcTCTTCCGCCAGTATCACGTGCATCCGCTCCTTGCACAGCGCAGACACCTGCATTCAAAAAACCCCAAACTCCATTAAGGGATGATCACCTCGATCAGACGGCAGGCAACTGCCCAGCCTCTCCTCCGACAAACGCCATGGGTGGCTTAAAAGGCTTTGGAACAGGTGGGTGTACGGTGGTAGCAGATATTTGGCGCGAGCCATCACCGTCCAGCTACGATCAGACGGTCCTACGTCATAGGCCCAGCTGTTCCACGTACTGCGAAACAGCTTTTCCCGTAGTTCAGATTTACGAAAAGACAATCCACGGAACAGCCGAAACAATATCTTTTCTTCATAAAAAGAATTTCATGCTAGGAAAGAGATTAAATTTGAAATGTGCAGCTTAAACTTTCTCGCTGACGTGGCCATCATCGCGTAAAAGCAGTAAAACGTTTCaatgcccaaaaaaaaaaaaaaaaaaaaaaaaaagaagaagaagaacaagaaagttTTCCCCTATCGCcaatttagatatttttgttatcgtccttcagtttttttttttttttttttttttttgacgctATCCCTTCCATCCGACTGATCATAGCGAGATGAATTAAATCATCACGGACACAGTAAAATTATTTGTAGCAGCAGAGAAATAAGTAAAATAATAGATCCCTTCATCATCTTGTGTTTAAGTAAGTATTgatttttaaatgaaatatttatgataaattagtTTTCTTTTAATTCAAGAAACGGAGGAAGAGATGAGATGCGGTCAAGGTGTAGAGACTTACGTGGGAGCCTCCGTGGCCGTCGAAAACGGCGAAGAAGTGCAGCATCGAGCCGCCGCCGGGAGGCCGGAAGAACCCGGGCTGGACGGAGACGGCGTCCTCCATCTCCCTCAACCGGCCGGAGAGAGAAATCGAGCCGAACGCCAGCCGAGGCTCGACCGCCGGGGCCTGGGCCGGGGCCGGTGCGGAGCACGACGCGGTCGCTGGTGCTCCAGTTGATTCGGCCGGCGAGGAAGAGGTTGAAGGAGAAGAGGGCGTCGCCGAGGATGGTGGAGGAGGCGGCGTCGGAGAGTCGTCCCAAGCGGGACGGCTCCGCTTCTCGCCGCCGTCGGTGGAAGGATCGGACTCGGCCGCCTCCGCCTCCCGTTTCCTCTCCGCCCTTCGGGAGAGGCTCCCCGCCGTAGAGGGCGAGTCCCCGGCGACGGCGGAGAAGCGCCGCATCTCGATCCTCCGGCGGCGGGCCTCGCGGCATTTGTCCGGGGAGTCATCTTCTCCGACCATCTTGACGTAGATATCCGCCATCAACGGCTGGGCTCGGACACGGATTCCGGCAAAGCGCGATCTCCGCCGTCGATCATCTCCTGGGCGAGTGCGGGGTTCGGCTATACGGCACGGAGAGGGCCCAGGAGGGTTTTTATAGGGGGGAATTATTTTGGGGGGGTGGGGAGCGTTTCGAGAAAGAAACGGCTCCTGCTGGTGTTGTTCTCGTGGTAGAAGCCCGGGCAGCCAACTGGCTTCCGCGCAGGGCCTATTGCTGCCCGGGCTGCCCGGCACCGACCGCGACCTGTCGAGTTTCCGACACGTGTACCAGGTTCGGcgtctttctcttttttctgaAAGGCTGCTATGGCGCGTTTCTCGTCCAATTATCGTATCGTCTAGTACTTGTCATTAGCACATCCTCCGAGCTGATTTTGCTTTGATGTTTCCATTTAACTCCCGATGAAGGCAAGCTTTGCGTGTATATAAACCTCATGCACCACGTGGTTTAGCGATAGTGAAGTTGGACCGGCCAAGATTCCCAATCCTTTCCTAAAAATTACAGATCTATTTTGTCGAGCCACTTGCCAATTTTGGTCCATAGGCTAGTAGGGGCCGTTCATCTTAGAGATCTGATGCACTAATCAGTATAACCAGCTGTGGGTGGCACGAATACTCTTAGATGTATGGTTTTCTTCCGGGTCACTGAATCCTGTCTTCAGTTGAGCTATTTTTCAATATAGATAGACTATTAAGTACAAAAGATAACGCTTGCTGAACCTCACCAGTATGTTTGAATTTCCCAATGTTGTCATCAACAGTCACGATTCAGCTTGGAAATTCTAAGAAGATATTAATATCTTTTGATCTTAATGAGCTTGATCAAAGGCATCCCCTATAGTTCAACTTATGACAACCCAATAATATGAGTGATGCTCCAACACTAAAAAGAGGATGTAAATAATGTCCTACTCTCTCTGAAATTTCAAACAAGTTGGTTCGCTTATAAAACTAGTTGAATATTTAGGTCACCTGTTGTTTATGTGCGAACCATATGGCTTATAAATCTCATCATAATTTAAGcatttaaaagaactttttttGTTTATAACAAAAGAAGCCCGGCCAAAATCACATCAGGGCAGGATTTGAATCCATATCATCCCGATCAACATCTAATAATTTTGCTAATTGAAATAGCTTCCTCGACCCAAAAGACTTGTATGCTACAGTTAGAGAAAGTTATGAATTGTATGAGCTACTAAAGAATCTAACACAACTCCTTATTCATCCATAACTCCATGTCTAATTTCCCTGATGCTCCAACCTTTTATAGCAACAcaaattttaaaactaacaatttttatctttattaACAACTACTAGAAattggaaaataaaaataaaaaataaaaactgtaAGCTTCTACTCAGACAATAGCATGCGAAGGAGGAAGATAGACGAATTACACAATATTAACACATTATCATTGTACTAATGAAACTAAAACTTCACAAGATGCTATTAATTTATCAGGTTATTTTGTCGACCATGGCGGCGTGACCTGAATAGAGTTGAATCGGTGTAAAATTAACTCGATAATATCAGTCAAATCTCATACAAGACCGATACTTGCATATTCTAACTTTATCCCACTATAATTACTTAAATATTTATAATGTGCTCTCACCTCATTCTAGTTTGACCCAATATCTAATTCAAAAATATAACTTTATATTGAATATGTTAAAATATGACTCTTCATTGACCAAACTTGTTTTTAATTTCAAGCACATCATGTCTTAGAAACTTTGTGATCATAACAATGTGGATATACAATCTAAGCTTTTCTGAACTTGCCAAACTATGATCCCACTCAAAAGTTTGGAAGCACACCACATTCGGTCAAGCTCTTTGTTAGCTGAATCAGACTAGCATTCATTTACTCCTAGTTAGTAGCCTTCCTTGACCAAGTAGCTTATCCAAGCTCGTGACATTTCTCACATGGGCGGCCATGGTGCCAGAATGAGGAGAAAAGCTGAAGGGACTCGGATTCTGGTTGCCTTCGTTCATTCCCCCCACCAGCTCCAAGCAACGAATAAGATGACGAGCCAAACAACGCTTTCTTATGGACGGCTTGCTTACGTAGGATTCTAACAAACTGCAGCTTATAGCTAACAATTAAACCTTAACCTTCACAAACTCGTTATTGTCACGAGCGGTGATGATACCCCGGGTAAAAACGTAAAAAAAAATCGTCGCGCCGAGTTGCTCAAAGTTGGAACTTCTCGCCGAAAAGAAGAGACAAAATAAGCGGGAGCGCCGATCCGGGAACTCGCCGTGCCCGCGGATGCGGGACACGTGTGAAGCGATATCGGCTACGGCGATCGGCCAATGGGAATAGTCCACGACGCGGGGACGCGACAAAGGGCGTGGACCCCAGCGTCCACTGCAACGCGCGACCGATTCCGCTTTTCGAGGGGTACGTGGCGGCCTCGGAAGGGTTAGCGTAGCACGTCGACGAGCCTGAGGCCGCGCTGCTGGCACGTGTGCCGCGAGCGAGAATCTCGATGCGGTCCCAGGCTCGAGAGGTCGGCACGTGTCAAACCATGGGGGGTGATGGGCTGGCGATTTGGATCAAACTCCTCCCTCTAGCGGCCCCCCTCGCGGTCTGGTGGCCGTCGGAACCGGATAGGGAGGGATGTGGGACCGCGGAGGAGGCCAGACTGGAGGTTGCGGCGGCTGGGGATGGCGCAACAAGAGAGAAGACACGTGTGCATAAATATGTTGGAGGGGCCAGCAGAAACATCAAACGAGGTGCTGCCGCGTGTGCTTCGGCTTGCATATCCAGAGAGCAATTTATGTCCTATCCGCCGCTCTCTATCTTTACAAATATAGATTCAAGTTAAGCAGAAACAAATCGAAGATATTTGTTAAACGAGTCaagtttgattttaaaattcggAACCATCGAAACCACTTCGATCTATTAAAACAATTTATtctatttaatctaatttaatatatttattaaataagttaaTTAAGAGGGATGGGTTAGGTTATTTGTTTAACAAAGTGGTTGAactcagttttgaatttttaactTGTTTATTTGATCAAATTGGAGAATTAACGAGCATCCTCTTTGTCTTGACCCCACCAAATCATCTCAGTCTTTCCAACATTATTTGATATTCTGTAACACCCCTTGACATCTTGGCCTTCAATAGATATAATTAGATTTTGAAAatgttagaaaaaaaattgcCACTAATGTTGTGGGATTTTTATCAAATGATTTGTGAAAAACCCAATGATAGAAATCCATATCTATTtggtaaaatttaattattaagAAACTTTCTGACTCTCTTAGACCAATGTGAAACCCAATATCGTTACTTATGAAAATCAGCACATTAGGCCTTTACATCATTTTTATTGTATGATCTTTTTCCAAATAAATTTTTCTCATCAAGAAGTAAACTttcagggctcgtttggttcgcgggaagcattttccctcctaggaatatgattcctggaaaacaaattcttagaaagagaatgcctaggaaagtacttttggcatatttggttgactatggaaaagtgacaaatttccaaagtacttatgtttggttggccatccacttttctggaaaagttatgtataattcctattatgcccttaataaaaattaggtctttaatacttctttaatgttgaagggcctttttggaaaaaaaataaaaataaagtgattctcatctcatggaaaagtaactttcccatgtttctaatgggaaagactttttcatgaaatgtgggaatcatattcccatagaaatacaactttctcatctctctcctttgaaaactccaaccaaacaagaggcatctcattactttcccgttgaccgcactttccccccttcttttcctgcgaaccaaacgagccctcatAGAAATATGAATGATGAAGAATGAAAGGAGTGAATGAAAATACTCCTAGCTATATATCTACACATTCATGCATGtaatatcttttcttttttcttcttttcttttttcacttTGTTTTCTCTATACATTGATACATCTCATTTACCTTCTCCAAATTGATTTCTATTTGTTTATTTggtattttcttcttctagttaTTGTAGTAGTTGCATGGTTATCTAGCAAGAGGTTGAAAAGATCAAGAAGGCCATAGGTTGGATTGGCAAATAATGACATCATTAACAATTGATTATGATGACTTTATTAGATCATtaataatcattaataataagatATACACGAAACATTGCCGATAGACATGGAGGTTGGAGCCATGAATTTCATTAGTCAAATGTCCATTAAAGTTAAAGAATAGAAGATTAAGACTGTCATGACCACAAATTCGTTGCCCCCAATATGTAATCTTGGACTTTATCATTACCTACTGTCTAAACCAATAATATTCCCATAAGGTGGGAGCCCTTTGATGGCCACTTTGTGGTGTCTATAGTTCAGTGGAAAGGATACAAGTATAACATTGAT
Proteins encoded in this window:
- the LOC103710370 gene encoding probable protein phosphatase 2C 75 isoform X2, giving the protein MADIYVKMVGEDDSPDKCREARRRRIEMRRFSAVAGDSPSTAGSLSRRAERKREAEAAESDPSTDGGEKRSRPAWDDSPTPPPPPSSATPSSPSTSSSPAESTGAPATASCSAPAPAQAPAVEPRLAFGSISLSGRLREMEDAVSVQPGFFRPPGGGSMLHFFAVFDGHGGSHVSALCKERMHVILAEELAAAGEAEATEEDRWRAAVARSFERMDELALTACVCGNVGHPPCRCERSGIESDIVGSTAVVAVVSRDRLLVANCGDSRAVLSRAGRAVPLSCDHKPDRPDELARIEAAGGRVIFLNGARVHGILAMSRALENKMEKFVMACRNATVQADHERCLSAETVVSINSFTL